One Spiroplasma endosymbiont of Cantharis nigra DNA segment encodes these proteins:
- the guaB gene encoding IMP dehydrogenase, with protein MNKNDLNGKIISEGITFDDVLLVPRYSEILPNDVSLKTKLTKNIELNIPIISSAMDTVTESKLAIEMARCGGIGIIHKNLSIEEQSLEVQKVKRNESGFITDPITITKETIVEQANEIMATYKISGLPVVDGSGKLIGILTNRDLKYFEDFQAKVEVIMTKDNLITGNPSTTLEQAKAILLKNRIEKLPIVDANNTLVGLITTKDIDKAIDHPNACKDEKGRLRVGAAVGVGEDFMQRVDELVKAQADVIVIDSAHGHSKGIIDVIKAIRSKYKNLEIVAGNICTAQGAEALYKAGANGVKVGVGPGSICTTRVVAGVGVPQITAINDVFNWAKDKEITIIADGGIKYSGDIVKALAAGAHSVMMGSIFAGTEESPGEEIIANGKKYKTYVGMGSLVAMKRGSSDRYFQKGAKKLVPEGIEARVPFKGKMREVVFQLMGGLKSGMGYTGSETIEQLRFDTQFVKITNASLKESHPHDVELTKEAPNYNK; from the coding sequence ATGAATAAAAATGATTTAAATGGAAAAATAATTAGTGAAGGTATTACTTTTGATGATGTTTTATTAGTACCAAGATATTCTGAAATATTGCCCAATGATGTTTCTTTAAAAACAAAATTAACAAAAAATATAGAACTTAATATTCCAATAATAAGTTCAGCTATGGATACTGTAACTGAATCTAAACTTGCTATTGAAATGGCAAGATGTGGTGGAATTGGAATTATTCATAAAAACTTATCAATTGAAGAACAATCTTTAGAAGTTCAAAAAGTTAAAAGAAATGAATCAGGGTTTATAACAGATCCTATTACAATTACAAAAGAAACAATTGTTGAACAAGCAAATGAAATTATGGCAACCTATAAAATATCAGGATTACCTGTTGTAGATGGTAGTGGTAAACTAATTGGAATTCTTACAAATAGAGATCTAAAATATTTTGAAGATTTTCAAGCAAAAGTAGAAGTAATTATGACTAAAGATAATTTAATTACAGGTAATCCATCAACAACATTAGAGCAAGCAAAGGCAATTCTATTAAAAAATAGAATTGAAAAATTGCCAATTGTTGATGCTAATAATACTTTAGTTGGTTTAATCACAACAAAAGATATTGATAAAGCAATTGATCATCCAAATGCGTGTAAAGATGAAAAAGGAAGATTGAGAGTTGGTGCTGCTGTTGGAGTAGGTGAAGACTTTATGCAAAGAGTTGACGAACTTGTAAAAGCTCAAGCAGATGTTATTGTTATTGACTCAGCTCATGGTCACAGTAAAGGTATTATTGATGTAATTAAAGCAATTAGAAGCAAATATAAGAACTTAGAAATAGTTGCAGGAAATATTTGTACTGCGCAAGGAGCAGAGGCTTTATACAAAGCTGGTGCTAACGGAGTAAAAGTTGGAGTTGGTCCTGGAAGTATTTGTACAACAAGAGTTGTTGCTGGAGTTGGAGTTCCTCAAATAACTGCAATTAATGATGTTTTTAATTGAGCCAAGGATAAAGAAATAACTATTATTGCTGATGGGGGAATAAAATACTCAGGTGATATTGTTAAAGCTCTTGCAGCAGGCGCTCACAGTGTTATGATGGGAAGTATTTTTGCAGGAACTGAAGAATCACCTGGAGAAGAAATAATTGCCAATGGTAAAAAATATAAAACTTATGTTGGAATGGGTTCACTTGTTGCTATGAAAAGAGGGAGTAGTGATCGTTATTTCCAAAAAGGTGCTAAAAAATTAGTACCCGAAGGTATTGAAGCAAGAGTTCCATTTAAAGGAAAAATGAGAGAAGTAGTTTTCCAATTAATGGGTGGTTTAAAAAGTGGAATGGGCTATACTGGAAGTGAAACTATTGAACAACTACGCTTTGACACTCAATTTGTAAAAATCACAAATGCTAGTTTAAAAGAAAGTCACCCTCATGATGTGGAACTTACAAAGGAAGCTCCAAACTATAATAAATAA
- the alaS gene encoding alanine--tRNA ligase, giving the protein MKKLSANEIRKMWLDFFKSKDHYFLEPVSLVPVEDPSLLWINSGVATLKPYFDGRMNPPSPRLTNSQKSIRTNDIENVGVTARHQTMFEMLGNFSIGDYFKKEAIEFAWELLTSPKWFDINPNLLYITVFNEDQEAYDVWTNIIKIKEDHIFKGTRDTNFWDVGQGPCGPNTEIFFDRGEKWDPKKVGSKLLKDDIENDRYIEIWNIVFSQFNNDGNNNYTELPRKNIDTGAGFERLVSIFQEVPTNFETDIFFPTIQEVEKMCNKKFRYSIENYYNENKEQTKINTAFKVIADHVRAAIFAISDGVFPGNKDRGYIIRRLIRRSSVYGRKLGIKESFLYKLVDKVIQAMKDFYPYLIEKKDMVKEVIKQEELRFLKTLSKGYEHLESIIKAQNKVSGKNALLLFESFGFPIELTTEIANEANVKIDLKSYEKLLEEAKQLARNSRKDDKAWNKQSAILTGLKVESEFVGYDLEECDSKVNFIFEDEKKLESVTNKVVFITLTKTPFYAEKGGQAADNGYLIDSQDNRHLVMDVKMGPNGQHIHKVQVNGTLKNGDIVRAIIDSEKRFYTMKNHSGTHILQAALQEILGKEALQNGSYNDENGLRIDISYNRLPTPEEVVKIHSVIAREIKREIPREIIHCSLKEAIEKHNALALFTEKYGKNVRVIKFGSFSCELCGGTHVTNTKDIEDLLITNVESKGSGVFRYHAVTSHKEVSSYLEQLFNKQKLEIQVLIDKFNRFKLKVKNNLIEKEINKIMSLKASKENLVIIKQKVNDLKNSFKIYQKEIEELLIEEKLLKYSDVIPINKEHKNLIELETNNLEMKEMKSLSDKLQNKFENLIIMLWNTNEKIFIVSVNDKIAKENRAIDLFNNNKKFKVKGGGNDTFAQGKII; this is encoded by the coding sequence ATGAAGAAACTTTCTGCAAATGAAATTAGAAAAATGTGACTAGATTTTTTTAAATCAAAAGATCACTATTTTTTGGAACCTGTTAGTTTAGTGCCAGTAGAAGATCCGAGTTTATTATGAATAAATTCTGGAGTTGCTACTTTAAAACCATATTTTGACGGGAGAATGAACCCACCATCACCTAGGTTAACAAATTCACAAAAATCTATTAGAACAAATGATATTGAGAATGTAGGAGTTACAGCACGACATCAAACAATGTTTGAGATGTTAGGCAATTTTTCAATTGGAGATTACTTTAAGAAAGAAGCAATAGAATTTGCATGAGAACTTTTGACTTCTCCAAAGTGATTTGATATTAACCCAAATCTGTTATACATAACTGTCTTTAATGAAGATCAAGAAGCTTATGATGTTTGAACTAACATTATTAAAATTAAAGAAGATCATATTTTTAAAGGAACAAGAGATACTAACTTTTGAGATGTAGGGCAAGGACCATGTGGACCTAATACAGAGATTTTTTTTGATCGTGGTGAAAAATGAGATCCTAAAAAAGTTGGATCAAAACTTTTAAAAGATGATATTGAAAATGATCGATACATTGAAATTTGAAATATTGTTTTTTCACAATTTAATAACGATGGGAATAATAATTACACAGAGTTGCCAAGAAAAAATATTGATACGGGTGCTGGTTTTGAAAGATTAGTTTCAATTTTTCAAGAAGTTCCAACTAACTTTGAAACTGATATATTTTTTCCAACAATACAAGAGGTTGAAAAAATGTGTAATAAAAAATTTAGATATTCAATTGAAAATTATTATAATGAAAATAAAGAACAAACTAAAATTAATACGGCTTTTAAAGTAATTGCTGATCATGTTAGAGCAGCTATTTTTGCTATAAGTGACGGAGTATTTCCTGGAAATAAAGATAGAGGATATATTATAAGAAGACTTATTAGAAGAAGTTCTGTCTATGGAAGAAAATTAGGAATTAAAGAATCATTTTTATATAAACTAGTAGATAAAGTAATACAGGCAATGAAAGACTTCTATCCATATTTAATTGAAAAAAAAGATATGGTTAAGGAAGTTATTAAACAAGAAGAATTACGATTCTTAAAAACACTTTCAAAGGGTTATGAACACTTAGAATCTATTATTAAGGCACAAAATAAAGTAAGTGGTAAAAATGCATTATTGCTTTTTGAATCTTTTGGATTTCCAATTGAATTAACTACAGAAATAGCAAATGAAGCCAATGTAAAAATTGATTTAAAAAGTTATGAAAAACTTTTGGAAGAGGCAAAACAATTAGCAAGAAACTCAAGAAAAGATGACAAGGCTTGAAATAAACAATCAGCGATTCTTACAGGTTTAAAAGTTGAAAGCGAATTTGTTGGCTATGATTTAGAAGAATGTGACTCAAAAGTTAACTTTATTTTTGAAGATGAAAAAAAATTAGAATCTGTAACAAATAAAGTAGTATTTATAACTTTAACTAAAACACCTTTTTATGCTGAAAAAGGGGGACAAGCTGCTGATAATGGTTATTTAATTGATTCACAAGATAATCGCCATTTAGTAATGGATGTTAAAATGGGTCCAAATGGACAACACATTCATAAAGTTCAAGTTAATGGAACTTTAAAAAATGGTGATATTGTTAGAGCAATAATTGATAGTGAAAAACGCTTCTATACTATGAAAAATCATTCAGGTACACATATTTTACAAGCAGCTCTTCAAGAGATTCTTGGAAAAGAAGCTTTACAAAATGGTAGCTATAACGATGAAAATGGTTTAAGAATTGATATTTCATATAATAGATTACCAACTCCAGAAGAAGTAGTGAAAATTCACTCAGTTATAGCAAGAGAAATTAAAAGAGAAATTCCTAGAGAAATTATTCACTGTTCATTAAAAGAAGCTATTGAAAAGCATAATGCCCTAGCTTTATTTACAGAGAAGTATGGTAAAAACGTTAGAGTAATTAAATTTGGGTCATTTTCTTGTGAACTTTGTGGAGGAACACATGTTACTAACACAAAAGATATTGAAGACTTACTAATTACCAATGTTGAGTCAAAGGGTAGTGGAGTATTTAGATATCACGCAGTAACTAGTCATAAGGAAGTAAGTAGTTATTTAGAGCAGTTGTTTAATAAACAAAAATTAGAAATCCAAGTTTTAATAGATAAATTTAATAGATTTAAATTAAAAGTTAAAAATAATTTAATTGAAAAAGAAATTAATAAAATAATGTCTTTAAAGGCAAGTAAGGAAAATTTAGTAATTATAAAACAAAAAGTAAATGACTTAAAAAACTCATTTAAGATATATCAAAAGGAAATAGAAGAGCTGTTAATTGAAGAGAAATTACTAAAATATTCTGATGTTATTCCAATTAACAAAGAACATAAAAATCTAATTGAATTAGAAACAAATAATCTAGAAATGAAGGAAATGAAATCTCTTTCAGACAAATTACAAAATAAGTTTGAAAACCTAATTATTATGCTTTGAAATACAAATGAAAAGATTTTTATTGTATCAGTCAATGATAAAATTGCAAAAGAAAATAGAGCAATTGATCTATTTAATAATAATAAAAAATTTAAAGTTAAAGGGGGAGGAAATGATACATTTGCTCAAGGTAAGATAATTTAA
- a CDS encoding lipoprotein: protein MKKLLNILTSVTLIGSAATSVAACGGGGGKKDPDLSTMQKEMLNGAEFISRLIVAGRHENLNYNVNEILSIFLTPLPTAMNMPTFYKYENSTINIANKISKFKNNLAPSLNYYNGDNYAGMFASYLMGMYEDDFYNNMINGGDENANYFNDTFSINGNQGYNKKSNNAMGYAAGLGKDINLSKNEERRELAWAIQDTGALSNYLLSLGFDGANPTDTNGTSSPVSNADEHKKGGTNGSGYAWYNSILMSGRAKKSKDFSGKLQSLENNKLKDLGYNKANDDNKSMINGKEFNSTGGLITKIAGEQNISGFISLFGSMLENISDTKNGALILSEFMNIIFPLIRIKSSGLFGASDPQSISQAVGFSLITNVWDAIKKIDSNIIKDENILESIKNLDKSPDSVWFIPGTTAKPENVKISVLYKDANKDNEEIGGQNGTNAKNIIKIIDLIVELYNNEENKKEFIEKLFISKNSPFYSSYKTIINYIGPENWEKSMLGEDNDGAINLLKFAKGAYLMMTNRDVIEKFERLIEEFKGENTFRDLTSLQKNKFLELIGWSEKGYEDKSLGKLIYNSFTNSEVTGQKDFSDFFSGFKDYVTNAMAEVHEPVLQYLVDDKYWRVNNFKINTTSNTQRAGKMEFTLDYNGIGDSTSNASKQTKKVVVEEKFNPYQTISKHQEQNWTSELKSKLDEDKIANSGKILGVEQGAIKKEDIANYDGLGNYQDYKTVKNSYKIVWENISNNPESPYWVITSLKSFNANGEEFYNIY from the coding sequence ATGAAAAAATTATTAAATATATTAACATCTGTAACTTTAATTGGTTCAGCTGCAACATCAGTGGCAGCTTGCGGTGGAGGCGGGGGAAAAAAAGACCCTGATCTTTCTACTATGCAAAAAGAAATGCTAAATGGAGCAGAATTTATTTCAAGACTTATTGTTGCTGGAAGACATGAAAATTTAAATTACAATGTTAATGAAATACTATCAATATTCTTAACACCATTACCAACAGCTATGAATATGCCAACATTTTATAAATATGAAAATAGTACTATAAATATAGCTAACAAAATAAGTAAATTCAAAAATAATTTAGCACCTTCTTTAAATTATTATAACGGTGATAACTATGCGGGAATGTTTGCTAGTTATCTTATGGGGATGTATGAGGATGATTTTTATAATAATATGATAAATGGTGGTGATGAAAATGCTAACTACTTTAATGACACATTTTCAATAAATGGTAATCAAGGTTATAACAAGAAAAGTAATAATGCAATGGGATATGCTGCTGGTTTAGGCAAAGATATTAATTTATCAAAAAATGAAGAAAGAAGAGAACTGGCTTGAGCTATCCAAGATACTGGGGCATTATCAAATTATTTGTTAAGTTTAGGTTTTGATGGAGCTAATCCAACTGATACAAATGGTACAAGTTCACCTGTATCAAATGCTGACGAGCATAAAAAAGGTGGAACTAATGGTTCTGGTTATGCTTGATATAACTCAATACTTATGAGTGGAAGAGCAAAGAAAAGTAAAGATTTTAGTGGTAAATTACAATCTCTTGAGAATAATAAACTTAAAGATTTAGGTTATAATAAAGCAAATGATGATAATAAATCTATGATTAATGGAAAAGAATTTAATTCAACAGGAGGTTTGATTACAAAAATAGCTGGAGAACAAAATATAAGTGGTTTTATTAGTTTGTTTGGCTCAATGCTAGAAAATATCTCAGATACAAAAAATGGAGCACTTATATTAAGCGAATTTATGAATATAATTTTTCCCTTAATTAGAATAAAATCTTCGGGTCTTTTTGGAGCTTCAGATCCTCAATCAATTAGTCAGGCTGTAGGATTCTCTCTAATTACTAATGTTTGGGATGCTATTAAAAAAATTGATAGTAACATTATTAAAGATGAAAATATTTTGGAAAGCATAAAAAACTTAGATAAATCTCCTGATTCTGTTTGATTTATTCCTGGAACAACTGCAAAACCTGAAAATGTAAAAATTTCAGTTTTATATAAAGATGCAAATAAAGATAACGAGGAAATAGGTGGTCAAAATGGAACAAATGCAAAAAATATTATAAAAATTATAGATTTAATAGTAGAACTTTATAATAATGAAGAAAATAAAAAAGAATTTATTGAAAAATTATTTATCTCAAAAAATTCTCCATTCTATAGTTCTTATAAAACAATAATAAATTATATAGGACCTGAAAACTGAGAAAAATCTATGCTAGGTGAAGATAATGATGGAGCTATTAATCTATTAAAATTTGCCAAAGGTGCTTATTTAATGATGACAAATCGTGATGTTATTGAAAAGTTTGAAAGATTAATAGAGGAATTTAAAGGAGAAAATACGTTTAGAGATCTAACAAGCCTACAAAAAAATAAGTTTTTAGAATTAATTGGTTGATCAGAAAAGGGATATGAAGATAAATCCCTAGGTAAATTAATTTACAATTCATTTACAAATAGTGAAGTTACAGGTCAAAAGGACTTTAGTGATTTTTTTTCAGGTTTCAAAGATTATGTAACTAATGCAATGGCGGAAGTACATGAACCTGTATTGCAATATTTGGTAGATGATAAATATTGAAGAGTAAATAATTTTAAAATAAATACAACAAGTAATACACAACGTGCTGGAAAAATGGAATTTACGTTGGATTATAATGGGATAGGTGATAGTACTTCAAATGCAAGTAAACAAACTAAAAAAGTTGTAGTAGAAGAGAAATTTAATCCTTATCAAACCATTTCAAAGCATCAAGAACAAAATTGAACTAGCGAACTTAAAAGTAAATTGGATGAGGATAAAATTGCAAATTCAGGAAAAATTTTAGGTGTTGAACAGGGTGCAATTAAAAAAGAGGACATTGCAAATTATGATGGTCTAGGTAATTATCAAGATTATAAAACTGTAAAAAATTCATATAAAATAGTTTGAGAAAATATCTCAAATAATCCAGAATCACCTTATTGAGTAATAACCTCACTAAAATCATTTAATGCAAATGGAGAAGAATTTTATAATATTTATTAA